The DNA sequence ATTGTCAGTTAACATCTTGGAGCCCATGACTATTGCAGGCTATTTATGTTTAATGAGTATTCGTTTCATGTTTTCTAGTCAATGCGGTTAATGGAGGACTTTCTTGATCTTGCTAAAGAAAATACAGGAAAGGATTTGGAAACTTGTGGTATACGTGGTGCCTATCTTGTAAGAATCATTTGTAAGGTTTTGttttatggaaaaaaatgaagaacctGATCTGATCCTTTGCATTACAAAATTTGCAACTGAAATATGATTTATCCAGGAGAAGGGAACCCTCTACATGACTACCCTGATCATACCAAAGCAGGAATCAGCTTCCTATTCTGTTAGTATCCAGTTTTACAATATTTTAGCTCATATTTTCAAGAGGGCATGATTTTATTACTAATTGTTGCTAACTTGCTGCATTGAATCACAGTGTCAAGCTACAAATGAGGAGGAAGTTTTCAAAATTCTAAATGAAAGATCCCTTTATCCTGAGGGATGGATCCATGTATGTCTTCCTAGCTTTTTAGTGATGCTAATTAAGAGTTGGGGTGTTGCTGGTTGAGTTGGGGGGTTCAAGGAACTTTACAAATCAATTTTGTCATGGTTGGATGGGTCAGGTTTGTGGGGAAATATATCAATCCAAACAAACTTAACTTGCATTCGGAACATCCTCAACAAAACTCAAATAGGCTAGGGATTGCTTAGCTTTAAATAGTGGGGAGGGGAGGGGGTAATTAGATTCAGTGTTGGGTCATTTTGagacattaaatttaaaattgatcttcAAACTTATTTTGGTTGGGTTGTTCTTAAGTGAGCTTAATTAGTTAGAAAGGGGTGCCAAAGGTCAACACGACTTGGCAATCTATTACATTAGGGGTTGCAACTTTACCCAAAATTACTAGGAGTATTTATCCATCTATGaaatgtttttcccttttttgagATTATTCACTTTGATCAAGGTATACATCATTGGTATTATCTAGGGTATCGCACTATCACTAGAGCCCAAACTATTTTCAAATCATAAATCCTTATAGAAGAGAATATCCTTCTGGTTTGACTTCTCTAACCCTTTTCTTCTAAACATTTTCAGACACATCCTTCTCAAAGTTGTTTCATGTCATCTGTGGATCTGCACACTCAATATTCATATCAGGTGATTGATCCAAGTATTGGTGTTATTACTGggctttttttttgtaaaagcatttCTTTGTTCAACTATTGTCACCTTATACCGGCATTTAAAGTATTATCTCCTTTAAGAATACATGTTGCATAACATTTTATATTCCAAATTTTCGTTTGCACCATGGTTGCATTGAATAGTTGATATCTTCTAAGAGAATTTATAATAGAATTTGTAGCACATCCTTTATGATGTTGGTGGCAACTAGTGATTAGGGGACATTATGTTAGCGGAGAAGAAGACGTTATAAGAAGATCATTGTATGTGGTAATATATGCATATTTAATTCTTTTGCTAAAGTTGAATTGTGTGTATTATGAAAGTGCAATTACAAACTTTTTCCGTTAACAAAACTTAAAATGGTTTGCaggtgataattataattaaccGGTTAACTATTAAAACTCGCATGGATATTTACTAGAAGTATAGTCTCGttctattttccctttttaggCTAAGTTTGGGCTCATAGTTTGGTGTTATTTTATCAGATGATGATTCCTGAGGCATTTGCCATTGTCTTGGCGCCAAATGATACCTCAAGGTCTACCTACTGTCTCTTGTTCTACAATATGGACGATTTCTCACCAATTCTTCTAGTTATTGTTGTGCTTAAAAACTAACAATTGTCTTTCACATAAAATTTCGATATCTACTCTCTATTCTACTTGACATTTgtgccttttttttccttttctttttaaaagtaatttcttACACTTTACATccaattttcatatttaacataataagGGGGCCGAGTGAATGTAAGATATTTTGAACAAAATCAGCATATATGTTCCTCTGAATCTGATTTGGATGGTAAAACTACTGTAGATCTAAAATACTTTGTGCtactttctctttaaccacaatatatataaacttatttCCAAGTACTTATCTCCAAGTACCACACCTTATATACCTTATGAAAGAGTTGAAGTCCACAAAATTAATGCAATAAATTTACTACTGTTGTTTTACATTTGTTTCTTAGTGAatgttaagaaaatatatacCAAAGTTATTGTGTATGTTGAGAGTTAGTCTAATATTTCTGCATTGAAAGGTTTGAAATCTTTGATTTAGGCTAAGAATGACTTTGATAACTACACAATGTGAAAGAACAATGTTGATACACTCTAATGTAATAAGGTAGGTTTAGTACTTCCCTCTTGGGACGTTCACACTTATTTTGGATGCCAACTATCCACATTTGAAAGCTTTAGGAAttaggaaataaattaaatgaggaTTTATTTGCTTTCTAGTTTCTTGCCAGAATTTATGCATTAAGTTCACTTTGAATTC is a window from the Glycine max cultivar Williams 82 chromosome 2, Glycine_max_v4.0, whole genome shotgun sequence genome containing:
- the LOC102667454 gene encoding AMSH-like ubiquitin thioesterase 2; the encoded protein is MCSMSVDDDGEDTSGISSFPLGILSNSVHQDSQSSHVTAFNSGHGSSKLDNESTSSNTIRDVHISMRLMEDFLDLAKENTGKDLETCGIRGAYLEKGTLYMTTLIIPKQESASYSCQATNEEEVFKILNERSLYPEGWIHTHPSQSCFMSSVDLHTQYSYQMMIPEAFAIVLAPNDTSRSTYCLLFYNMDDFSPILLVIVVLKN